TATTagtttccttttcccttttctccctCAAATGTTGTATAGTTGATCAGCAAATTCTTGGATTCTCTCCTTGAATCAAAGCTGCATTTGCATGCACAAGCAATTGTACTCTTGATCTTATCCTATCTCATTGTCTCCAGATGAAGGCCAAAACAACCCGAGTCAGAACAAAAGATCAGGCGGCAAAAACCCAATGATAGAGCAAATCTTTTGTATGCATTGGCTTCCAAAGTGACAATTCTTTCACTCTCTTATTAGCGAAGTAAAATGCAAACAATGCAGGTTTTTTCGATATGAACTGTCACAGGTTAAGATCGGTTCGTAAAGAGAGAGAATCAACGGTGGACGGTTGAAAGATCACACCAAAAACTCAAACTGCGAAAATCTGATGAAATAGTCAACACTAGTTTGTTCTTTTGGCTTGACACCTAACAAGTGCTCAAAGATGCCTTTTCTCCTCGCATTTTCGTGGAAGAAATGGGGAAAAGCCATGCCAGTTATTAAGTTCTCAAGTTTAATTTCTATGGTTAGTACCAGCGATAAGGACATAATTTCTGTCCCTTCGATGGCCAGTAAAGTTTGCAAACAAAAGCAAGAATCGCAATGTAATGTAGAAAACGAGATTGTCTGATTAGCAATTGAATTTGGCCCGTGTCAACTAAATTACGCATGTAAATCAAGGACAGCACAGCAACCCCAACTACTAATCTCTAGATAAATCCAATAGACCTTGCCACAAGTCTACAACACAGATTTCGACCCAAAGCTTGTTCAGGAAAGTGAGCTTACCCAATCCAGGTAGATGGATATTGTTTCCCTAATGGACTCAGACGATAGCACAACAACCAAATTTCAGAAGAGGTAACACATCTCTGTTTTCCTTGGAAAGAATGATTCTTATATTAGGTTGAAAAATAGTGTGACAAGTTGATTGCAACAAATAATTTGTACCTTCAGATTCATCTAGATATCATACATGCTCTCTAAACCTGTACTGGACACCTCTTAAGGCAACAAaacccaagaaagaaagaatctaTCAACCCCATTACAAGCGGAAAGGaaacaaattgaagaaatcatGCCACATTTCCAATAGCGAGGCATGGTCCATTCATGTCCCAAGATGCAAGATGGCAGACACTATCACACGTTGATGTCGGCACGCTTTGATCTGCCTGTGCTGGTGAATTCAGAGGAACTACTGTATGAAAATCTCGGAAATGTATAGTTCTCAGATACCGAAACTGGCTGCTGAGGATACAAAGTGGGAGGTGGTGTAAGATTATGCTGTGCtgggagaggagggagagagttATAGTTGTAGGCACCATTGTTCACACTGCATAAAAAACAGAACCTCGGTAAGAAGGAAAACTGCAAGTTCTGTTTTATCTACGCCTATGGGTAGAAAAACAGGTAAGTATACTCTAGACAAACAGCAATCTCATAGCATCAAATTCCATACATTTTATCCTCACAGTATATTCCAAACTACAAATTGCATTAAAAGCGCAACGTCATACATTAAAAGGATATTCAGGTCATGCAAAATCACATCTTTTTGCAATAAAAATTGGAAGCACAAACGGGAAGCCGGTGTTTCTACATCATTAATAGTTTGCTTTGCTTTCTTTGGAATTATAAAAGGTCAAGAAATTCTGAAAGGAACATCCCATCTAATCAGTTAATGCTGGCAGTAACCACACACAAACATAGAAAATATCCAACAGCTCAGTGATGAATGAAGTTTATAGAACATTTTAAGGTTGATAGCCATTTGCAAGCAAAGTTGAGAAAAAGGCAAGATGAGCAAACCTCGTATTCTTGTAAAACTGTTCATCATCACTCAAATCATCATCCAAACGCTGGGTAGTTCTCTGTACTGGAGAGACAGACCATGGGTTGGCCGAAGGCAAGTCATCTGAGACATACCTTCTCCTGATTAACTGGAAAGAAGAGGGCCCGCTTTCAAATCAAGCAATAGAAGAACAATCTCTAAAGATGACAGGATAAGTATACCTACCGTCTGAAAGAATTTCAATATAGCTTCCTTGTCATATCTTGATTCTTTGGCAGCCTGCATTGTCAAATTGTAGAgttcattagtaaaatataCTTATCATTGACTCTGAATAAGTATGGAGAAGACAGCCAACAATAAGTGAGTACTTCTCTTGATAAGTTATTCTCAAAATCATCAATTAACTACCATTTAAACTTCAAATATTCTCAATTCTCACAGCAGCATATTTTCAATGAACATGAgcctcataaaaaaaaaaaaggactaaaGTGGGCAACTTTATCCAGAtgatgccaagtacttgcacaTCTTCCCAAGTTTATAAGACAACAAATGCTAAATTAGATCCAACCAAGTTCTTTAACAAGGTAACTTCATTCCAAAGATCAATATTGCGGACCATTTCAGGGGAACTTGGCATTAAATATCCAACAAAAATTAAGGAGCAGTTCACAAATGCCTGCATTTATTATATCAAAGAAGCGAAATCAGAGACATGACTAAAATAGAATTGATTACACCAAGGAAATTGATCACTTTTCAAAGGTAAATATAGATTAAACAGCTAGCGGGAAGTTGTTAACAAAATAAGATCAACAAAAGCCTAAGCTGAGATTATTACCGCAAGGAGTCCACCACTGCCTGGAAATGTCTCTGTCAGTGGAAGTTCCTCACTGGATGGCAGTAAACCTTGCTTCTCAACCCACTGGCGGGCAGCATCCACGAGATTACCACTGCTTCCTCTTATGCCCTCTTTTGCAGCTACATCTGCTTTGTTACCAATAACAAGGTATGGAACAGGAAGGCCACCAGGACCTCCAGATCTTAGAGGAGCAGTGAATGTTCCAGTTGCTGCTACTTCAGCTGCCCATTTCTGCAAGCTTGATTTTGTCCTTCTTTGAGAGAGATCATGGACAAAAATAACACCTGTAGTTGATAAGAATACACAGTTACACGTGGATAGTGAAGAACTTATCGAGAAATCTGAAAGGCACAGAGGTAACATGATTAAAATTTCAGCAGTAAGAGAAACCAAAGTTCCATCTTCACACTTCGGACAAGGACAAGGTTAGCCACACACTACCAGTCACAGATACATAAAACTACATTGATGTAACATGAATGTAATATCATGCATATGGATGCGATTCACTCATTCTACCTCCTCTCCTAGGATGAACTTAAGTctgtcaattttcaaatgacAAACCAAAGATTAAAGTTTGTTGCCGAAAGAATGTTAAGATTTGTTCAATGTTCATCCagtaaatattaaataaacaCTACTCACAAGCAAACATGGTGAAGCTCTTAATCCCTTTTAACCTGACAAAACACAAACTGCTAACACTTCATTCAGATGCCACATGAACCACATCTTAAGATATAACAATTAACCTAATTGTCTACTTGCAGACCTGCAAGTGTcaggtcataaaaaaaaaaaaaaaaaaaaaaaaaaaaaaaaaaaaaaaaacagatgcaAGGTGCAGAGACTTGCCATTTTTTAATTCATGCAGAAAGGATTCCCATTTTAATTCACACAACTTAACAATAATGTAGCAGATCTACACATGCTTAAGTAGACTTAACCATAATATAGCAGATCTGGACATACAAAAGTAAACTGATTCTCACCATTTATCTGAGAATAGAAAAGAGATCTGCAATCTTTGTAACGATCGTGGCCTGACACGTCCCAAAGTTCAACAAAAAAATCTCTGTCAGCATCACCACTACTGCTGGTCGAAGAGCTACCAGAGTTTCCATCAGAAATAAGCTGGATcaggaaaaaacagaaaaaaattaatgtaaagCTTGATTTCCAGAAATATCAACGGTCTCCTATGGAGACAATCGTATTAGAGCATACCTTCAAACTAACTGCACAACCAATCGTTTGGGCAGGACGGGCAATGGAAAATCCTTTGACAATCAGATGGACGAGAGACGTTTTTCCCACACCTAGCAAGATAGCAAAAGCAATTAGATGCATAAAACACAATCGATGCATGGGAACATAGATTTTTACATTTCCAagtgctgaaaaaaaaaacataaaaagagtaTATTATAAAAGCAGCACTTAAGCAATTCGCTCTAGGTCGAAATTACATCTCTAtttatcaggaaaaaaaaatctgtatATTAACAGAGTGCAAATGTTGCATAAAAAGAGAGTTCAAATTTGTATCTTAAGGGTCCCCGCTAGACCAATTGTTTGGCTCTAATCACAACGGAATAATAGTGAAGCCCAATGCACTCTCCAATAGAATAAATATGGCTTTGTTCATGTGCTGCATTAGTATCTTCTTTTTCAGGAATTCTTCATAATCATCAGTGAGAAAACTGCAACATGGGGGATTTGTATAGACATGGTTCAAGCTTTCCTCCATCGTAAT
This region of Eucalyptus grandis isolate ANBG69807.140 chromosome 8, ASM1654582v1, whole genome shotgun sequence genomic DNA includes:
- the LOC104415837 gene encoding small GTPase LIP1, translated to MFWRGREKEVKEHNGGLPCGQVRVLVVGDSGVGKTSLVHLIVKGFSIARPAQTIGCAVSLKLISDGNSGSSSTSSSGDADRDFFVELWDVSGHDRYKDCRSLFYSQINGVIFVHDLSQRRTKSSLQKWAAEVAATGTFTAPLRSGGPGGLPVPYLVIGNKADVAAKEGIRGSSGNLVDAARQWVEKQGLLPSSEELPLTETFPGSGGLLAAAKESRYDKEAILKFFQTLIRRRYVSDDLPSANPWSVSPVQRTTQRLDDDLSDDEQFYKNTSVNNGAYNYNSLPPLPAQHNLTPPPTLYPQQPVSVSENYTFPRFSYSSSSEFTSTGRSKRADINV